A portion of the Lysinibacillus timonensis genome contains these proteins:
- a CDS encoding DUF2252 family protein: MEDLLNRVKDTREVLRLYIIENILNEFDDECMNLEQEKRKKKYEKMMESPFRFFRGSAYLYYYDMTKIPFSFHTAVDKPTWVQGDLHMENFGAFQNEEGEIVFDVNDFDEGYIGSYLYDLLRMAVSVALYCEQQGLSEIDQKERIEQFIDSYYKQLNRFKKGKDDPYTLSFNETNTKGPVRKTLKKLEKRQRDHLLKDITFINDEGDRVFKWSEEIQPVGGEERQHFESSFEQYYQTLDVENQKDSSYYKIKDIARKHGTGTASIGLDRYYVLIEGGKEANGVDDLVLEVKEVRSPIPAYFLPYRERFWEKYNHQGMRVIATQKAMHHLEDPHLGYLTINDRHFYVRERSPYKKKIKKTQLITPEDFDSTLNIMGKITAKIHSRADVDTESELFKHESEEEILKAIGNDYSTFKAQIVFAAITYKNQVNHDYKLFCKWVTNVFLD, encoded by the coding sequence ATGGAAGACTTATTAAATCGAGTTAAGGATACTCGGGAAGTTTTGCGATTGTATATTATAGAAAACATATTGAATGAATTCGATGATGAGTGCATGAATTTAGAACAAGAGAAAAGAAAAAAGAAGTACGAAAAAATGATGGAAAGCCCATTTCGATTTTTTAGAGGAAGTGCGTACCTATACTATTATGATATGACGAAAATCCCATTTTCATTTCATACGGCAGTAGATAAACCTACATGGGTTCAAGGTGACTTACATATGGAAAACTTCGGTGCGTTTCAAAATGAAGAAGGAGAGATAGTATTTGATGTAAATGATTTTGATGAAGGGTATATTGGCTCTTATTTATATGATCTATTACGAATGGCAGTAAGTGTCGCACTATATTGCGAGCAACAAGGGCTATCCGAGATTGACCAAAAAGAGCGAATCGAACAATTCATAGATTCGTACTATAAGCAATTAAACCGCTTTAAAAAGGGGAAGGATGACCCCTATACATTATCATTTAACGAAACAAATACAAAAGGGCCTGTAAGAAAGACTTTAAAAAAATTAGAAAAAAGACAAAGGGATCACCTTCTAAAGGATATCACTTTCATTAACGATGAAGGTGATAGAGTTTTTAAATGGTCCGAAGAAATTCAACCAGTGGGTGGGGAAGAGCGACAACATTTTGAGTCATCCTTTGAACAGTATTACCAAACACTCGATGTTGAAAACCAAAAAGACAGTAGTTACTACAAAATTAAAGATATCGCAAGGAAACATGGAACTGGAACTGCTTCAATCGGATTAGATAGATATTATGTCCTTATAGAAGGGGGGAAGGAAGCAAATGGTGTTGATGATTTAGTTTTAGAAGTTAAAGAAGTGCGTTCACCGATACCAGCTTATTTCTTACCATATCGGGAACGATTTTGGGAAAAATATAATCACCAAGGTATGAGAGTGATTGCAACCCAAAAGGCAATGCACCATTTAGAAGATCCCCATTTAGGTTATTTGACAATAAATGATCGTCATTTTTATGTGAGAGAACGTTCTCCTTATAAAAAGAAAATTAAAAAGACTCAATTAATAACACCAGAAGATTTTGATAGTACATTGAACATTATGGGGAAAATTACAGCGAAAATCCATTCTAGAGCTGATGTTGACACAGAAAGTGAATTATTTAAACATGAGAGTGAAGAAGAAATATTAAAGGCAATAGGGAATGATTATAGTACATTTAAAGCACAAATTGTATTTGCCGCAATAACTTATAAAAATCAAGTGAATCATGATTATAAGCTATTCTGTAAGTGGGTAACGAATGTATTTTTAGACTAA
- a CDS encoding trypsin-like peptidase domain-containing protein produces MFCSNCGEHNETSARFCSNCGHSLLNDPLQNQLNKDSLATPHDKQSSNPSMKEPGDSHFDQQGDLPFTNSGNSQFQQPEQTSFQQPGNGAFNHSERSFQQPNSGSQNPEQHFNQSNNEQFRQPGQPFQQPGGNQFHQTRSQQQFANQRHNKPSSNKSMKVWIISGIAAFIVVILAVSYGLFTIFNGQNSAKLVDDKKVEQIVNNDNKEDEEIENDKDINNGKVDKEKEVVEEKERTQVIKESMPKVFTIITEDGHGSGFLYEKGGYIVTNAHVVAGFSDVLVRNSAGQESPGRVIGISDTLDIALVYSEEYEEAEPLPIENNISDIGIEVIAIGSPQGFENSASIGYLTGTDREMAIEGYNFVYDELYQIDAQIDQGSSGGPLFDATTGKVIGINSLVYLNYQSFAFAIPVYTVSDYFEDWIANPMTASEVVAVDVYAGYETNSSELSEDYSEFWKWYDEYSQEGTDEYLDDEIYNEYLNTYGYYFDEESLSSFITSFFEYYEWSINDADFYWIQDMISPESNAYYDLEQQIIDYSESKTTFDYWYTEILGIDILEDHAVVYTYEEYDLYDANGDYTTYTENVEYYVTIDENGYYLISDIIYTAAE; encoded by the coding sequence ATGTTTTGTTCAAATTGTGGTGAACACAATGAGACTAGTGCAAGGTTTTGCTCGAATTGTGGGCACTCATTATTAAATGACCCTCTTCAAAACCAGTTAAATAAGGATTCACTAGCAACACCACACGATAAACAGTCATCAAATCCGAGCATGAAAGAACCCGGAGATTCGCACTTTGACCAACAGGGTGATTTACCATTTACGAATTCGGGAAACTCTCAATTCCAACAACCAGAGCAAACATCATTCCAGCAGCCTGGGAATGGAGCATTTAACCACTCTGAACGGTCTTTCCAACAACCTAATAGTGGCTCCCAAAATCCCGAGCAACATTTCAATCAATCGAACAATGAACAATTTCGACAACCAGGTCAGCCATTCCAACAACCTGGGGGAAATCAATTTCATCAGACAAGAAGTCAACAACAGTTCGCAAATCAGCGCCATAATAAGCCCTCGTCAAATAAAAGTATGAAAGTTTGGATAATCTCTGGTATTGCTGCTTTCATCGTTGTTATTCTTGCTGTAAGTTATGGCTTGTTTACTATTTTTAACGGCCAAAATAGCGCAAAACTGGTTGATGACAAAAAAGTTGAACAAATTGTTAATAACGACAATAAAGAAGATGAAGAAATTGAAAATGACAAAGATATTAATAACGGCAAGGTAGATAAAGAAAAAGAAGTTGTAGAGGAAAAGGAAAGGACTCAAGTAATTAAAGAGTCCATGCCTAAAGTGTTCACAATTATTACTGAAGATGGTCACGGCTCTGGTTTCCTCTATGAAAAAGGTGGATATATCGTTACAAACGCCCATGTAGTTGCCGGTTTTTCAGACGTACTCGTACGAAATAGCGCCGGTCAAGAATCACCTGGCCGAGTAATTGGGATTTCTGATACTTTAGATATTGCTCTTGTCTACAGCGAAGAATATGAGGAAGCAGAACCACTTCCTATTGAAAATAATATTTCTGATATTGGGATTGAAGTAATTGCTATTGGTAGCCCTCAGGGATTTGAGAATTCTGCCTCTATTGGTTACTTAACAGGTACAGATAGAGAAATGGCAATCGAAGGTTATAATTTTGTTTATGATGAACTGTATCAAATTGACGCTCAAATTGACCAAGGAAGTAGTGGCGGACCATTATTCGATGCAACAACCGGTAAAGTAATTGGGATTAATTCTCTTGTGTACTTAAACTATCAATCTTTCGCATTTGCAATTCCAGTATATACTGTCTCTGATTATTTCGAGGATTGGATTGCAAATCCGATGACTGCATCAGAAGTGGTTGCAGTGGATGTCTATGCAGGTTATGAAACGAACAGTAGTGAACTAAGTGAAGATTACTCTGAATTTTGGAAGTGGTATGATGAGTACAGTCAAGAAGGTACAGATGAATATTTAGATGATGAAATCTATAACGAATATTTAAATACTTACGGTTATTATTTTGATGAAGAATCTTTATCTAGCTTTATTACCTCATTCTTTGAATATTATGAATGGTCTATTAATGATGCTGATTTCTATTGGATACAGGACATGATTTCCCCAGAAAGTAATGCCTATTATGACTTAGAACAGCAGATTATTGATTACTCTGAGTCAAAAACAACATTCGACTATTGGTACACAGAGATACTAGGCATCGATATTTTAGAAGACCATGCAGTTGTTTACACATATGAAGAGTATGACTTATATGATGCAAACGGTGATTATACAACTTATACCGAAAACGTAGAATATTATGTGACAATTGATGAAAATGGTTATTACCTAATTTCGGATATTATTTATACTGCTGCTGAATAA
- a CDS encoding DMT family transporter: MRKYIGEIMLILTAIIWGSGFVFTAVSLNYLTPYQLLAARFSIGLVILCIFFYKRLKHIRKSTLKRGIVLGLFLYLAFLLQTVGLQYTTPSKNAFLTAVNVVIVPFIAYFAYKRKIDKFELTGAFLAVVGIAFLSLQLTSEVNIGDLLTLACAFAFAYQIFYTSKYVKDEDPILLTVIQMGVAAILAWSVVFVRGDWNFSFELEGVLSTLYLGIFSTTLAYCLQTIAQKYTNETKTAIILSTEAFWGMVFSIILLHEVLTYRMTIGGILILIAIVISETKLSFIRKKALEKL, translated from the coding sequence ATGCGTAAATATATTGGAGAAATAATGCTAATCTTGACTGCCATTATATGGGGAAGTGGGTTTGTATTTACAGCAGTTTCACTAAATTATCTAACACCTTACCAACTTCTTGCAGCTAGATTTTCAATAGGCTTAGTCATTTTATGTATCTTTTTTTATAAAAGACTTAAACATATTAGAAAGTCCACATTAAAAAGAGGTATCGTTTTAGGTCTATTTTTATATTTAGCTTTCTTATTACAAACAGTCGGCCTTCAATATACCACACCATCTAAAAATGCATTTTTAACTGCAGTTAATGTTGTGATTGTGCCATTTATTGCTTATTTTGCCTATAAAAGAAAAATCGACAAATTTGAATTGACTGGTGCTTTCCTAGCTGTTGTTGGAATTGCATTCCTATCACTTCAATTAACATCAGAAGTAAACATTGGTGACTTGTTGACACTTGCGTGTGCCTTTGCATTTGCCTATCAAATTTTCTATACATCAAAATACGTAAAAGACGAAGATCCAATTTTATTAACAGTTATCCAAATGGGTGTTGCAGCTATACTAGCTTGGAGTGTAGTTTTCGTTAGAGGAGACTGGAATTTCTCTTTCGAGTTAGAAGGTGTACTTTCAACACTATATTTAGGTATTTTTTCTACAACGTTGGCTTACTGTTTACAAACAATTGCACAAAAATATACGAATGAAACTAAAACCGCAATTATTCTTTCTACGGAAGCATTTTGGGGAATGGTATTCTCGATTATTTTATTGCATGAGGTTTTAACTTACAGAATGACAATTGGTGGAATATTAATTTTAATTGCAATTGTCATATCTGAAACGAAGTTATCCTTTATAAGGAAAAAGGCTCTAGAAAAACTATAG
- a CDS encoding CPBP family intramembrane glutamic endopeptidase produces the protein MSFTLEKKKNFSLLISPIIIIILGYSIANLFSRWMAEWAWVPLAIVYWSTMGFCIFYFKENKKLIDWFITTKITRLPNIISIILSLFPLSILILNFNLLNSPLLIILWICFALINPWFEELYWRGLLLDASRGILPTWISIIYSTFFYCISHPFMWGVFSIANTSYHLYIYLILMGIVWAITYHKTNSLKWVVVSHFIVDIGNLAVFTFLNIYIPPGL, from the coding sequence ATGTCTTTTACATTAGAAAAGAAAAAGAACTTTTCACTGCTTATTTCACCTATAATTATTATTATACTAGGGTATTCTATAGCAAATCTTTTCTCAAGATGGATGGCCGAATGGGCTTGGGTACCACTCGCAATTGTTTATTGGTCAACGATGGGTTTTTGCATTTTTTATTTTAAAGAGAATAAGAAATTAATTGACTGGTTTATAACTACTAAAATAACAAGGCTCCCCAACATCATCTCAATAATTCTATCATTATTTCCATTGTCTATCTTAATATTAAATTTCAATCTATTAAATTCGCCTTTATTAATCATTTTATGGATTTGTTTTGCTCTAATTAATCCTTGGTTTGAAGAATTGTATTGGAGAGGCTTATTATTAGATGCTTCAAGAGGAATACTTCCAACTTGGATAAGTATTATTTATAGTACATTTTTCTATTGCATTAGCCATCCATTTATGTGGGGTGTGTTTTCCATAGCAAACACTTCTTATCATTTATATATTTATCTTATTTTAATGGGAATTGTTTGGGCTATAACATATCACAAAACGAATAGTTTAAAATGGGTTGTTGTGTCACATTTTATCGTGGATATAGGTAATTTAGCGGTATTTACTTTTCTAAATATTTATATCCCACCTGGACTATGA
- a CDS encoding TetR/AcrR family transcriptional regulator, with translation MSPRVGLDIETIIMTAIEIADNHGVEAVTLASVARNLSVKPPSLFNHINGLSDLKRELSLYGLTLLFEKINDRVRGKQKNEAIFAMSTAYIEFTREHPGLYELTIKAPENNDKELEGAGNKIIQLLMGILSDYHLDQETIIHAIRGWRSILHGFASLEQKGAFGMPVDTEKSINYIIEGFISTISK, from the coding sequence ATGTCACCAAGAGTAGGTTTAGATATCGAAACGATTATTATGACCGCAATTGAAATAGCTGATAATCATGGGGTGGAGGCAGTAACTCTTGCTTCGGTAGCAAGAAACTTATCTGTAAAACCACCATCATTATTTAATCATATTAATGGATTGTCAGATCTTAAACGAGAATTATCTTTATATGGTTTAACTTTACTATTTGAAAAAATTAACGATAGAGTAAGAGGTAAGCAAAAAAATGAAGCTATTTTTGCAATGTCAACTGCTTATATTGAATTTACAAGAGAACATCCCGGTCTCTATGAGTTAACAATTAAAGCTCCTGAAAATAATGATAAAGAGTTGGAAGGTGCAGGTAACAAAATTATTCAACTCCTAATGGGAATATTAAGTGATTATCATCTCGATCAAGAAACCATCATTCATGCAATAAGAGGGTGGAGAAGTATATTACATGGTTTCGCTTCATTAGAACAAAAAGGTGCCTTTGGTATGCCGGTTGATACAGAGAAAAGTATTAATTATATAATAGAAGGGTTTATTTCAACAATAAGCAAATAA
- a CDS encoding MBL fold metallo-hydrolase, with protein sequence MKITKFDNLYQLTIMPHIFPVNCYLLEEQKELTLIDTGLSVSYKGIVGLVKKLNKPLTNIILTHAHGDHVGSLDKLKQSFPNAIVSISKRDARLLRGDFSLDEHEAKMPIKGDFAKNLKTRPDQLLDEGDKIGSLEVITTPGHTPGSIALLETNNQMLIVGDALQTRGKVAICGQIVPLFPFPTFGTWNKEAALESAKKIYNLNPSLLAVGHGKVIVNPKGSIQRAILEAKKKLIKD encoded by the coding sequence ATGAAAATAACTAAATTTGATAATTTGTATCAATTGACAATAATGCCTCATATTTTTCCAGTTAATTGTTACTTGTTAGAAGAACAAAAAGAACTAACGTTAATTGATACAGGATTGTCCGTAAGTTATAAAGGAATTGTAGGGTTAGTGAAAAAATTAAATAAACCACTTACAAATATTATTTTAACTCATGCACACGGTGATCACGTAGGGTCGTTGGATAAATTAAAACAGAGTTTTCCTAATGCTATCGTCTCCATTTCAAAGAGGGATGCTCGCTTACTTAGAGGTGATTTTTCGTTAGACGAACATGAAGCCAAAATGCCAATTAAAGGTGATTTCGCAAAAAACTTAAAAACTAGACCAGATCAATTACTCGATGAAGGGGATAAAATTGGTTCGTTAGAGGTAATCACTACTCCTGGGCATACTCCAGGTTCGATTGCATTACTTGAAACTAATAATCAAATGTTAATTGTTGGTGATGCATTGCAGACAAGAGGTAAAGTAGCGATTTGCGGGCAAATAGTCCCCCTATTTCCGTTTCCTACATTTGGAACATGGAATAAAGAAGCTGCATTAGAAAGTGCTAAAAAAATATACAATCTAAATCCATCACTTTTAGCAGTAGGACACGGTAAAGTAATAGTAAATCCAAAAGGCAGTATACAACGAGCGATTTTAGAAGCAAAGAAGAAACTGATCAAAGATTAG
- a CDS encoding permease, whose product MFAGHFGIAAAVKIVTKNLPVWSLIVSTQLLDIVFLPLTFVGLETIGDPIAGGRGTVIHAEYSHSLLGAVLLSFLAGALARRLWGWKNGVIIGLVTFSHWIIDFIVHVPDLPVLPGNFGNLPYLGLGLWQSTEGSIVIEVILLIIGGLLYLVYTVQKMKKKWNIKYLLQGILMILFLALSLAIGL is encoded by the coding sequence ATGTTTGCTGGACATTTTGGAATTGCTGCAGCAGTCAAGATTGTGACAAAAAATTTACCGGTTTGGTCACTAATAGTTAGTACTCAACTTCTAGATATTGTATTTTTACCTTTAACATTTGTTGGATTAGAGACTATAGGAGATCCCATCGCTGGAGGAAGAGGTACAGTCATTCATGCAGAGTATTCACATTCTCTTTTAGGTGCGGTTTTATTATCATTCCTTGCTGGGGCTTTGGCTAGGCGTTTATGGGGATGGAAAAATGGAGTGATAATAGGGTTGGTGACCTTTAGTCATTGGATAATCGATTTTATTGTTCATGTTCCAGACTTACCAGTTCTACCAGGCAATTTCGGCAACTTACCATATTTAGGACTTGGATTATGGCAATCTACTGAGGGGAGTATTGTCATTGAGGTTATTCTGCTCATCATAGGTGGTCTTTTGTATCTCGTATATACAGTTCAAAAAATGAAAAAGAAATGGAATATTAAATATCTACTTCAAGGGATTTTAATGATTTTATTTTTAGCACTATCACTTGCTATTGGATTATAG
- a CDS encoding L,D-transpeptidase family protein, whose translation MFHTVLPGETLVQISRDYRTPIAVIIGANPTLNPDVIYVGQRIEIPSLPDPASIPYKVDVSINNRTLSLYRNNLLQKTYPIAVGRMLFETPIGNFVIVNRAPNPGGPYGTMWLSLSKEHYGIHGTNDPRSIGKSVSRGCIRMHNQDVEELATLIPNGTAVSIHP comes from the coding sequence TTGTTTCATACTGTATTACCTGGTGAAACACTTGTACAAATATCAAGGGATTACCGTACACCTATTGCTGTCATCATAGGTGCAAATCCTACACTTAATCCTGATGTTATTTATGTAGGACAACGAATTGAAATTCCTAGTTTACCTGATCCAGCTTCAATTCCGTACAAAGTGGATGTTTCCATAAATAATCGGACACTTAGCTTATATCGAAACAATTTATTACAAAAAACATATCCAATTGCTGTTGGCCGAATGCTCTTTGAGACACCTATAGGAAACTTTGTCATTGTAAATAGAGCTCCAAACCCAGGAGGACCATATGGCACTATGTGGTTGAGTTTATCTAAGGAACACTATGGAATTCACGGCACAAATGATCCACGTTCTATAGGTAAATCCGTTTCTAGAGGCTGTATAAGAATGCATAATCAAGATGTTGAAGAACTTGCAACGCTAATTCCAAATGGCACAGCAGTTTCAATTCATCCTTAA
- a CDS encoding YitT family protein codes for MYFLKKGLIVIVGSIFISLGINLFLVPYEILDGGMIGIGLILKYLFNLKPGLMIICFSIPIFTIAWFFYREYFYNSLHGMIISSFFIDFFRPLQHIVRVEAIYSSILGGVLVGLGIGFMLKFKTSTGGTDLVAQFICDKTGVNVGVIIFMIDSIVVLLGGILISASTLLLSIVTILSVGITTSTLTINSNHLKS; via the coding sequence ATGTATTTTCTTAAAAAGGGTCTGATAGTTATTGTTGGCAGTATTTTTATATCATTAGGTATCAATTTATTTTTAGTACCTTATGAGATATTGGATGGTGGGATGATTGGTATTGGCTTAATACTAAAGTATTTATTCAACTTAAAACCTGGCTTAATGATTATTTGTTTTAGTATTCCTATTTTTACAATTGCTTGGTTTTTCTATAGAGAATATTTCTATAACAGCTTACACGGAATGATTATCTCATCCTTTTTCATAGATTTCTTCAGACCTTTGCAACATATTGTTCGGGTTGAGGCTATTTATAGCTCGATATTAGGTGGAGTTTTAGTAGGACTGGGTATTGGATTCATGCTTAAATTTAAGACAAGCACTGGAGGAACAGACTTAGTTGCACAATTCATTTGTGATAAAACTGGAGTGAATGTTGGAGTAATTATTTTTATGATTGATTCGATTGTAGTGCTACTTGGAGGTATATTGATTTCAGCGAGTACTCTACTCCTGTCGATTGTAACGATTCTATCGGTAGGTATTACAACAAGCACACTAACGATAAATAGTAATCACTTAAAAAGCTAG
- a CDS encoding EAL domain-containing protein — translation MRTKSVKFWAILLIFIMCLTTMSLFGFLASKSVEKSIQKQYKLEAESVLNQTKISFESSFSLIENILEQLKYSLMLQESSNEQEINGLFDTYQNILPSNSTGIYGVINDDLYSVEELSNSNSFNPYERDWFKAAVENKENVSWTEPYLDYVTQKIVISASLYVGGSKHEGVIAIDIELSDLSNLISKSQVGESGLVMLLNQYGTILANRNNYLIGENLFGQQHQELIKKTNEKFVPYAINKSNYLVRSTTIHQNGMSIITAISKEELNSKLIQSLMPILIVGIVCISIFSVLAYMIALIWMRPLKKLGTLMNHVENGNYNVRAKAKEYQEVARLAKGFNNMIHAIKKRDRDLMISNYELKQTEERLRSKYDELKESQRILKESEETVAHLASHDSLTGLLNRRSLIEQLNKSLVQDQDQMKAIIFIDLDNFKMINDTLGHSFGDKLIIKVASLLKSISHFYKYVARISGDEFILVLHDIDSEKDVDVIAKEIVKLFESGIVIDSKILNVTSSIGVALYPRHGLTSEDLLKNADMAMYRAKGSGKNGYRIFDESIKKEIDEKLEIELGIRKSLETNEFELFYQPLFNTKEKRITSIEALLRTNSPELSKFGILKVIQTAEVTGQIIEIDNWVLGMACQSIKQINRHIAQPINISVNISPIHIMHQDFVSNVRTIVNNAGIPPEWIELEITETSLMKSFDVNLKKLEELKSLGISIHLDDFGTGYSSLSYLNSLPIDRVKIDKSFVDVMFQSEKERKIIETIISLAHNIGLQVVAEGVEEREQFELLATNGCELIQGYYISKPLNFEKIAMVLLENDISNKLFNM, via the coding sequence TTGAGAACGAAAAGTGTAAAATTTTGGGCCATTCTATTAATTTTTATTATGTGTTTAACAACCATGTCGCTATTTGGCTTTCTTGCTTCAAAAAGTGTAGAAAAAAGTATACAAAAGCAATACAAACTAGAAGCAGAATCTGTTTTAAACCAAACAAAGATATCATTTGAAAGCTCCTTCTCGTTAATAGAAAATATTCTAGAGCAGCTTAAATATTCGTTAATGTTGCAAGAGAGCTCGAACGAACAAGAAATTAACGGTCTATTCGATACATATCAGAATATACTTCCAAGTAATAGTACAGGCATTTATGGAGTAATTAATGATGACCTGTACAGCGTTGAAGAACTATCAAACTCAAATAGCTTTAATCCATATGAACGCGATTGGTTTAAAGCAGCGGTTGAGAATAAAGAGAATGTTAGTTGGACAGAGCCATACTTGGATTATGTTACACAAAAAATAGTTATTTCAGCCTCATTGTATGTGGGAGGGTCTAAACATGAGGGAGTTATTGCTATTGACATTGAATTATCGGATTTAAGCAATTTAATAAGTAAATCACAAGTCGGTGAATCTGGATTAGTAATGCTATTAAACCAATATGGAACAATCCTAGCAAATAGAAATAACTATTTAATTGGAGAAAATCTATTTGGACAACAACATCAGGAGTTAATTAAAAAAACTAACGAGAAGTTTGTTCCTTACGCTATTAATAAAAGTAATTATCTTGTTCGTTCAACAACAATACATCAAAATGGTATGAGCATTATTACTGCAATAAGTAAGGAAGAATTAAACAGTAAGCTTATCCAAAGTTTAATGCCTATATTAATTGTTGGGATAGTCTGTATTTCAATTTTTAGTGTACTTGCCTATATGATTGCACTTATTTGGATGAGACCATTAAAGAAATTAGGGACATTAATGAACCATGTTGAAAATGGTAATTACAATGTTCGTGCGAAAGCAAAGGAATATCAAGAAGTAGCTCGTCTTGCCAAAGGCTTCAACAATATGATTCATGCAATTAAAAAACGAGATCGAGATTTAATGATCTCAAATTATGAATTAAAACAAACTGAGGAACGATTGCGCAGTAAATATGATGAATTAAAGGAATCTCAAAGAATTTTAAAAGAAAGTGAAGAAACAGTAGCTCATTTAGCTTCACATGATTCATTGACAGGCTTATTGAATAGAAGAAGTTTAATTGAACAATTAAATAAGTCGTTAGTACAAGATCAGGATCAAATGAAGGCAATTATATTTATTGATTTAGACAATTTTAAAATGATTAATGATACATTGGGCCACTCCTTTGGGGATAAACTTATTATCAAAGTTGCTAGTTTATTAAAGTCAATTTCTCACTTTTATAAGTATGTAGCTCGAATAAGTGGTGACGAATTTATATTAGTGCTCCACGATATAGATTCGGAAAAAGATGTTGATGTTATAGCAAAGGAAATAGTGAAATTATTCGAATCAGGAATTGTCATTGATTCAAAGATTTTAAATGTTACTTCAAGTATTGGGGTAGCCCTATATCCTCGCCATGGGTTGACTTCTGAAGATCTTTTGAAAAATGCAGATATGGCAATGTATAGAGCAAAGGGTTCTGGCAAAAATGGATATCGTATTTTTGACGAGAGTATAAAAAAAGAAATAGATGAAAAATTAGAAATTGAATTAGGAATCAGGAAAAGTTTGGAGACAAACGAGTTTGAATTGTTTTATCAGCCATTATTTAATACAAAAGAAAAACGAATTACAAGTATCGAGGCTTTGTTGCGTACTAACTCGCCTGAGCTATCTAAGTTTGGTATTTTAAAAGTTATTCAAACCGCGGAGGTCACTGGACAAATAATAGAAATTGATAATTGGGTACTAGGAATGGCATGTCAATCAATTAAACAAATTAATAGACATATCGCTCAGCCCATTAATATATCAGTAAATATATCCCCTATCCATATCATGCACCAAGACTTTGTAAGTAATGTCCGTACAATTGTCAACAATGCAGGCATACCTCCAGAATGGATAGAGCTTGAGATTACAGAAACATCCTTAATGAAATCCTTTGATGTTAATCTGAAAAAATTGGAAGAATTAAAAAGTCTAGGAATATCAATTCATTTAGATGATTTTGGTACAGGATATTCATCGTTAAGTTATTTAAATAGTTTACCAATTGACCGGGTAAAAATAGATAAAAGCTTTGTTGATGTCATGTTCCAATCTGAAAAAGAACGAAAAATTATTGAAACAATCATAAGTTTAGCACATAATATTGGTTTACAAGTAGTAGCAGAAGGTGTAGAGGAACGGGAACAGTTTGAGTTACTTGCCACTAATGGTTGTGAACTCATTCAAGGTTATTATATTAGTAAACCATTGAACTTTGAAAAAATTGCTATGGTTCTACTAGAAAATGATATTTCCAATAAACTGTTCAATATGTAA